The Flavobacteriaceae bacterium 3519-10 genome includes a window with the following:
- a CDS encoding RNA methyltransferase, TrmA family produces MRKSKKNIVLENIQLVSAGSKGVAIGKTNEGKTVLVSGAVPGDTVHARVKKSKSNYFEAEAIEIVERSPHRVEPKCVHFGVCGGCKWQNLSYEKQLDIKQDEVFNHIKRIGGFEDFETMPILGSDEQYFYRNKMEFSFSNARWLTQYEISSEENFGNRNALGFHIPGMWSKILDLKECWLQEDPSNYIRLAVNQYAVANGLEFFDVRNQEGFLRTLMLRQNSKGEWMVLFQLFRDEQENRVKLFDFLLKEFPQIKSLVYCINSKQNDSIYDQHVVTYFGEGFLMEEMDGLQFKIGPKSFFQTNYKQALQLYRKTLEFADLKGDEVVYDLYTGTGTIAQYVAKNAKKVIGIESVQEAINAAKEHAKLNGLDNCTFYCGDMKDIFNDEFLANHPKADVLITDPPRDGMHQKVVEQILKLAPEKIVYVSCNSATQARDMALMKDHYRLVKILPVDMFPQTHHVENIALLVKI; encoded by the coding sequence ATGCGAAAGTCCAAAAAGAACATTGTTTTAGAAAATATACAGCTTGTATCGGCCGGCTCTAAAGGCGTGGCAATAGGCAAAACCAACGAAGGCAAAACCGTGTTGGTGTCGGGCGCGGTGCCCGGCGATACTGTGCATGCACGCGTAAAAAAGTCGAAATCAAATTATTTCGAAGCTGAAGCGATAGAAATCGTGGAGCGCTCACCGCATCGTGTAGAACCGAAATGTGTGCATTTCGGCGTGTGCGGCGGCTGCAAATGGCAGAATCTGTCTTACGAAAAACAACTCGATATTAAGCAGGACGAAGTATTTAATCATATCAAACGTATTGGCGGTTTCGAAGATTTTGAAACCATGCCCATTCTCGGCAGTGATGAGCAGTATTTTTACCGCAACAAAATGGAGTTTTCATTTTCAAATGCGCGCTGGCTGACGCAGTACGAGATAAGCTCCGAAGAGAATTTTGGCAACCGGAATGCATTGGGCTTTCATATTCCGGGCATGTGGAGCAAAATTCTGGACTTAAAGGAATGCTGGCTTCAGGAAGATCCTTCTAATTATATCCGCTTAGCCGTTAATCAGTATGCGGTTGCAAACGGACTTGAATTTTTCGACGTGAGAAATCAGGAAGGTTTTTTACGGACATTGATGCTGCGCCAGAATTCAAAAGGTGAGTGGATGGTTCTATTTCAGCTTTTTCGCGATGAACAGGAAAACCGCGTAAAACTTTTTGATTTTTTACTTAAAGAATTCCCACAGATTAAATCTTTGGTTTACTGCATCAATTCCAAACAGAACGATTCGATCTACGATCAGCACGTGGTGACGTATTTTGGCGAAGGCTTCCTGATGGAAGAAATGGATGGTCTTCAGTTTAAAATAGGTCCAAAATCTTTTTTCCAAACCAACTATAAACAGGCTCTGCAACTGTACAGAAAAACCCTTGAATTTGCAGATCTTAAAGGTGATGAGGTGGTTTACGATCTTTATACCGGTACGGGCACAATTGCACAGTATGTCGCGAAAAATGCCAAAAAGGTTATTGGGATCGAGTCGGTGCAGGAAGCTATCAACGCGGCTAAAGAACACGCCAAACTGAACGGACTTGATAACTGCACATTCTATTGTGGCGACATGAAAGACATCTTCAACGATGAATTTTTAGCCAATCATCCTAAAGCCGATGTTCTGATTACTGACCCGCCGAGAGATGGTATGCACCAGAAAGTGGTGGAACAGATCCTGAAACTCGCACCCGAAAAAATCGTTTATGTAAGTTGTAATTCGGCCACCCAGGCGCGCGATATGGCGTTGATGAAGGATCATTACCGTCTGG
- a CDS encoding Succinate dehydrogenase iron-sulfur protein produces the protein MSAKKGLNLTLKIWRQKNNKSKGQFETYKISDVSTDSSFLEMLDMLNENLINDGIEPIAFDHDCREGICGMCSLYINGRAHGPDTGITTCQLHMRMFKDGETIHIEPWRSAAFPVIKDLVVDRSAFERIMAAGGFISVNTSGNTLDANAILVPKEDADKAMDAAACISCGACVATCKNGSAMLFVGAKVSQYALLPQGRVEAKRRVLNMVKAMDEEGFGNCSNIGACEVECPKGISLENIARMNREFMSANLDRG, from the coding sequence ATGAGTGCAAAAAAAGGATTAAACCTGACTCTGAAAATTTGGAGACAGAAAAACAATAAATCAAAAGGGCAGTTCGAAACCTATAAAATTTCCGACGTTTCTACCGATTCTTCTTTCCTTGAGATGCTCGACATGCTCAACGAAAACCTGATCAACGACGGAATAGAACCCATTGCTTTCGATCACGATTGCCGCGAGGGAATCTGCGGGATGTGCTCGCTCTACATCAACGGCCGCGCACACGGACCTGATACCGGCATCACCACCTGTCAGCTGCATATGCGGATGTTCAAGGATGGCGAAACGATCCATATCGAGCCGTGGAGAAGCGCCGCTTTCCCGGTGATTAAGGATTTAGTGGTAGACAGAAGTGCATTTGAACGGATTATGGCTGCCGGAGGTTTCATCTCTGTAAACACTTCGGGAAACACGCTCGACGCAAACGCTATTCTGGTGCCTAAAGAAGATGCCGATAAGGCGATGGATGCAGCTGCATGTATCTCGTGCGGAGCCTGCGTTGCAACATGTAAGAACGGTTCTGCAATGCTGTTTGTGGGCGCGAAAGTTTCGCAGTACGCATTGTTGCCGCAAGGTAGGGTGGAAGCTAAACGTAGAGTGCTGAATATGGTGAAAGCCATGGATGAAGAAGGATTCGGAAACTGCTCGAACATCGGTGCCTGTGAAGTTGAGTGTCCGAAAGGAATTTCACTTGAAAACATCGCAAGGATGAACCGTGAATTTATGTCGGCGAACCTGGACAGAGGATAA
- a CDS encoding Succinate dehydrogenase flavoprotein subunit, translated as MSKLDAKIPSGPLAEKWENHKNHMNLVAPNNRDKIDIIVVGTGLAGGSAAATLAEQGYNVKAFCYQDSPRRAHSIAAQGGINAAKNYQGDGDSTYRLFYDTIKGGDYRAREANVYRLAEVSANIIDQCVAQGVPFGRDYGGQLDNRSFGGVQVKRTFYAKGQTGQQLLLGAYSAMSRQIGKGRIKMYNRHEMLELVIVDGKARGIIARNLITGEIERHSAHAVVIASGGYGNVYFLSTNAMGSNVSAAWKIHKKGAYFANPCFVQIHPTCIPVHGTAQSKLTLMSESLRNSGRIWVPKNVEDAVAIREGKLKPENIAEENRDYYLERRYPAFGNLVPRDVASRAAKERCDAGFGIENNDTMEGVYLDFSTEIMKKGKESAIEKNIHDPSPQLIYDLGKAWIEEKYGNLFVMYEKITADNPYVTPMKIYPAVHYTMGGVWVDYNLQSTIPGCFVLGEANFSDHGANRLGASALMQGLADGYFVLPYTIADYLSSDIRTGTIPTDSPAFDAAEKDVRDQINHLINNKGKHSVDYFHKKLGLVMWNKVGMGRTPEGLKEAIKEIEEIREEFWRDVKVPGTNEEMNMELEKAIRVADFLELGQLMAIDALKREESCGGHFRWDHSTPEGEAERDDENFKYVAAWEYQGSDINQETLHKEDLVYENIEVKTRSYK; from the coding sequence ATGAGCAAATTAGATGCAAAAATCCCTTCCGGCCCGCTGGCGGAGAAATGGGAAAATCATAAAAACCACATGAATCTTGTAGCACCAAACAACCGCGATAAGATTGATATTATCGTTGTCGGTACGGGTTTAGCGGGTGGTTCAGCAGCTGCAACACTTGCAGAGCAGGGCTATAATGTGAAAGCATTCTGCTACCAGGATTCTCCACGAAGAGCGCATTCAATCGCTGCGCAGGGTGGAATTAACGCGGCGAAAAATTATCAGGGCGATGGCGATTCAACCTACAGATTATTCTACGATACCATTAAAGGTGGAGATTACCGAGCACGTGAGGCTAATGTTTACCGCCTCGCTGAGGTTTCTGCCAACATTATCGACCAATGTGTGGCCCAGGGCGTACCGTTCGGAAGAGATTACGGCGGCCAGCTGGATAACCGTTCTTTCGGTGGGGTTCAGGTTAAAAGAACTTTCTACGCGAAAGGGCAAACAGGACAGCAACTTTTATTAGGAGCATATTCTGCCATGAGCCGTCAGATCGGTAAAGGCCGTATCAAAATGTATAACCGTCACGAAATGCTTGAACTGGTGATCGTTGATGGCAAGGCACGCGGAATTATCGCAAGAAACCTTATTACCGGCGAAATCGAAAGACATTCTGCTCACGCTGTGGTTATTGCTTCAGGTGGTTACGGAAATGTGTATTTCCTTTCTACCAATGCAATGGGATCAAACGTTTCTGCGGCCTGGAAGATTCATAAAAAAGGAGCTTACTTCGCAAATCCTTGTTTTGTGCAGATTCACCCAACTTGTATTCCGGTGCACGGCACGGCGCAGTCTAAACTTACGCTGATGTCAGAATCATTAAGAAATTCAGGCAGAATTTGGGTTCCTAAAAATGTTGAAGATGCGGTGGCGATTCGCGAAGGCAAACTCAAACCTGAAAACATCGCTGAGGAAAACCGCGATTATTACCTTGAAAGAAGATATCCCGCATTTGGTAACCTCGTTCCGCGTGATGTAGCTTCAAGAGCTGCTAAGGAAAGATGCGATGCCGGTTTCGGTATCGAAAATAACGATACCATGGAAGGTGTTTACCTCGATTTCTCTACCGAAATTATGAAGAAAGGTAAAGAATCTGCGATTGAAAAGAATATTCACGATCCTTCACCACAACTCATCTACGATTTGGGTAAGGCATGGATCGAAGAAAAATACGGTAATTTATTCGTGATGTACGAAAAAATTACGGCTGATAATCCTTACGTAACGCCGATGAAGATTTATCCGGCGGTGCATTATACGATGGGTGGCGTTTGGGTTGATTACAATCTGCAGTCAACAATCCCGGGATGTTTCGTTTTGGGTGAAGCTAATTTCTCCGATCACGGTGCTAACCGCCTTGGCGCGTCTGCGCTGATGCAGGGACTTGCGGACGGATATTTTGTACTTCCTTACACCATCGCAGATTATCTTTCGTCCGATATCCGCACCGGAACAATTCCTACCGATTCGCCTGCTTTTGATGCCGCTGAGAAAGATGTGCGCGATCAGATTAATCACCTGATCAATAATAAAGGTAAACATTCGGTTGATTATTTCCACAAGAAGTTAGGACTCGTGATGTGGAACAAAGTAGGGATGGGACGTACGCCTGAAGGTCTGAAAGAAGCCATCAAGGAAATCGAAGAGATCCGCGAAGAATTCTGGAGAGATGTGAAGGTACCCGGAACCAATGAAGAAATGAATATGGAGCTCGAAAAAGCCATCCGTGTAGCAGATTTTCTTGAATTGGGCCAGCTTATGGCGATTGACGCACTGAAAAGAGAAGAGTCGTGCGGCGGACATTTCCGCTGGGATCATTCAACTCCGGAGGGAGAAGCTGAAAGAGATGACGAAAACTTTAAATATGTGGCCGCCTGGGAATATCAGGGAAGCGACATTAACCAGGAGACGTTGCACAAAGAAGATCTGGTGTACGAAAACATCGAAGTGAAAACCAGAAGTTATAAATAA
- a CDS encoding Succinate dehydrogenase cytochrome b subunit: MAGLTSSTIGRKYAMALSAMFLLIFLIMHLTVNFLSVFGPDAFNTASDFMGYNPLIQFIMQPVLGFAVIFHFVLGFILEIRNRKARPVGYAVNNGSANSSWMSRNMLISGLVVLAFLALHMYDFWWHEINFKYIERNEIDNMRYWGELHERFANVWRVLLYVVAFVLLGLHLAHGFQSSFQSIGARHPKYTPTIKAFGKWYSILIPAGFIFIAVFHYVTQ; encoded by the coding sequence ATGGCAGGATTAACAAGTTCTACGATTGGTAGAAAGTACGCAATGGCATTATCTGCGATGTTTTTGCTGATATTCCTTATCATGCACCTCACGGTGAATTTCCTTTCAGTTTTCGGTCCTGATGCGTTCAATACAGCGTCTGATTTTATGGGTTACAACCCACTGATTCAGTTTATTATGCAGCCTGTACTTGGTTTCGCGGTAATTTTCCATTTCGTTTTGGGCTTTATCCTCGAAATTAGAAACCGGAAAGCACGTCCTGTGGGATACGCCGTAAATAACGGTTCGGCCAACTCGTCATGGATGTCGAGAAACATGCTGATCTCCGGGCTCGTGGTGTTGGCGTTTTTAGCGCTTCACATGTACGATTTCTGGTGGCATGAAATCAACTTCAAATATATCGAACGTAACGAAATCGATAACATGAGGTATTGGGGCGAACTGCACGAAAGATTTGCAAATGTATGGCGCGTGCTGTTATATGTGGTGGCATTTGTACTACTTGGGCTTCACCTTGCGCATGGCTTCCAGTCGTCTTTTCAGTCGATCGGCGCACGCCATCCAAAATATACACCGACGATCAAGGCGTTTGGGAAATGGTATTCAATCCTTATTCCTGCCGGGTTTATTTTCATTGCCGTATTTCATTATGTAACTCAATAA
- a CDS encoding Competence protein, translating into MQKQPVLILCVSFIIGIVLQDYLLLKTSSVRLLLVVGFLMLALYFVNNFHLRRFRHIPLLFLFVSLGIFAHSLNNRIPQLPDIAGSQNVVFKINRKLNSNEKNRRYEISAWKGDQFFLSVLSVPREEPELDFLHYYKASLYINRLQKAYSDFQFDYGKYLARKNIYFQSYLGGSFATGTRKDVSFSEKIRQKRLEILKKIDESGLSRRTREFTKGIILADRTEMDSGTVQDFSKSGLMHILAISGSHMAIIFWLILLFLNRIFPPKLRNFKIVISLALIWAFAVFIGYGSSVVRSCIMISAYYIYILLQRKPDLLHAMAVAAFIILIADTHQFYDVGFQLSFLAVFGIFWLNQPILNYLPRPKNNFQNFLVNVVSVSVAAQIVTLPLVLFYFHQYSFISILANLIVIPFSEVLIIFSLLMTVLTAFSLEFKLLNLIYDSFVSAALEMIHLFAVAGFAFYRMIPMSMPEVLVSFVMIYFLRFAILRFTIKNAMRIVYFLLLFVALRMLLNYKANEIDEVLVHRYFRENVLSVKKKDRVQFFLINGSDSEKITQYIIEPYLTARRTKNYEIKTLPRGVEEVRINGVTYKLIQNF; encoded by the coding sequence TTGCAAAAACAACCTGTACTCATCCTTTGCGTAAGTTTTATCATCGGAATTGTTTTGCAGGATTATCTTCTGCTCAAAACAAGTTCTGTCCGCTTACTTCTGGTTGTGGGCTTTTTAATGCTTGCGCTGTATTTTGTAAATAATTTTCACCTCCGCCGCTTCAGGCATATACCGTTATTATTTCTGTTCGTTTCGCTCGGGATATTTGCGCATTCTTTAAACAACAGGATTCCGCAACTTCCCGATATCGCCGGAAGCCAGAATGTTGTATTTAAAATCAACAGGAAACTGAATTCGAATGAGAAAAACCGGCGTTATGAAATTAGCGCCTGGAAGGGAGACCAGTTTTTTTTAAGTGTACTTTCGGTGCCCAGAGAAGAGCCTGAACTTGATTTTCTGCATTACTACAAAGCGTCTCTTTACATCAACAGGCTGCAGAAAGCGTACAGCGATTTTCAGTTTGATTACGGTAAATATCTCGCGCGGAAGAATATTTATTTTCAGTCTTATCTCGGGGGTTCTTTCGCGACCGGAACTCGGAAGGATGTTTCGTTTTCTGAAAAGATCAGGCAGAAACGACTTGAAATTTTAAAGAAAATTGATGAGTCCGGTTTAAGCCGCAGAACCCGCGAGTTCACCAAAGGGATCATCCTGGCAGACCGCACCGAAATGGATTCGGGTACAGTGCAGGACTTCAGTAAATCAGGTTTGATGCATATTCTGGCGATTTCAGGCTCGCATATGGCGATTATTTTCTGGCTTATCCTGTTGTTTTTAAACCGAATTTTTCCGCCCAAACTCAGAAATTTTAAAATCGTAATTTCTTTGGCTCTTATTTGGGCTTTCGCTGTGTTTATCGGCTACGGAAGTTCGGTGGTAAGAAGCTGTATAATGATTTCGGCCTATTATATTTACATTTTGCTGCAGCGCAAACCAGATTTGCTGCATGCGATGGCTGTTGCAGCCTTTATTATTCTGATCGCCGACACGCACCAGTTCTACGATGTCGGCTTTCAGTTAAGTTTTCTTGCGGTGTTCGGTATTTTCTGGCTTAACCAGCCGATTCTGAACTATCTGCCACGGCCTAAGAACAATTTCCAGAACTTCCTCGTGAATGTGGTTTCGGTGAGTGTTGCTGCACAGATCGTAACGCTTCCGCTGGTGCTTTTTTATTTTCACCAGTATTCTTTCATTTCCATTTTGGCCAATTTGATTGTAATTCCGTTTTCGGAGGTGCTGATTATTTTCTCGCTTTTGATGACGGTTCTGACCGCCTTTTCGCTTGAGTTTAAATTGTTGAATCTTATTTATGATTCTTTCGTCAGTGCTGCTTTAGAAATGATTCATCTGTTCGCGGTTGCTGGTTTTGCCTTTTACAGGATGATTCCAATGTCAATGCCTGAAGTGCTCGTGAGTTTTGTAATGATCTATTTTTTAAGGTTCGCCATTTTACGCTTTACTATTAAAAATGCCATGCGTATTGTCTATTTTCTGCTGCTTTTTGTGGCGCTGCGCATGCTTTTGAATTATAAAGCAAATGAGATCGACGAGGTTTTGGTTCACCGCTATTTCAGGGAAAACGTACTTTCGGTTAAGAAAAAAGACAGGGTTCAATTTTTCCTGATCAATGGCTCAGATTCCGAAAAGATAACCCAATATATTATTGAACCTTATCTCACAGCCAGACGCACAAAAAATTACGAAATCAAAACGCTTCCGCGCGGAGTGGAAGAGGTACGGATAAATGGTGTTACCTATAAATTAATCCAAAATTTTTGA
- a CDS encoding lipid-A-disaccharide synthase, which produces MKYYIIAGEASGDLHASNLMKSLKNKDPDAAFRFWGGDLMTEVAGSYPVKHYRDLAFMGFLEVAKNLRTIFRNIKLCKADIRNYSPDVLILVDYPGFNLRIAEFAKNLGIKVIYYISPQLWAWKEGRVKKIQKFVDEMLVILPFEKDFYKKHAVDAHFIGHPLLDAISFLKPVDASGFRLENGLNSKEIIALLPGSREQEVTKMLEIMLSVRPFFQEYQFVIAGAPSLPATFYQKYVDENVHFVSNKTYDLLRCSKAALVTSGTATLETALLDIPEVVCYRSSRISYEIGKRVVKDLKFISLVNLIMDRKIVTELIQDELTTQNLTRELTHILEGKDREKMLREFAMLREKLGGSGASDVAADIIVNG; this is translated from the coding sequence GTGAAATACTACATTATCGCCGGTGAAGCTTCCGGAGATCTGCATGCTTCCAACCTCATGAAATCTTTGAAGAATAAAGATCCGGATGCCGCGTTCCGCTTCTGGGGTGGTGATCTGATGACGGAAGTGGCGGGTTCTTATCCCGTTAAACATTACCGTGACCTTGCTTTTATGGGTTTTCTTGAAGTAGCGAAGAATCTGCGTACCATTTTCAGGAATATTAAACTCTGCAAAGCTGACATCAGAAATTATTCTCCCGATGTATTGATTTTGGTTGATTATCCCGGTTTTAACTTAAGAATTGCTGAATTTGCCAAAAACCTCGGCATCAAGGTAATCTATTATATTTCGCCGCAGCTTTGGGCCTGGAAGGAAGGTCGCGTAAAAAAGATACAGAAGTTTGTTGATGAGATGCTGGTGATACTTCCTTTTGAGAAAGATTTCTATAAAAAACATGCCGTTGATGCCCATTTTATCGGCCATCCGCTGCTCGACGCCATTTCTTTTCTGAAACCTGTTGATGCTTCAGGGTTCAGATTGGAAAACGGATTAAATTCAAAGGAAATCATTGCGCTTTTACCCGGATCTCGCGAGCAGGAAGTTACTAAAATGCTCGAGATCATGCTGTCAGTAAGGCCTTTTTTTCAGGAATATCAGTTTGTAATTGCGGGTGCGCCGAGTTTGCCCGCAACCTTTTACCAAAAATATGTGGATGAAAACGTTCATTTTGTTTCGAATAAAACCTATGATTTACTGCGCTGTTCCAAAGCTGCGCTGGTAACGTCGGGTACCGCAACACTCGAAACCGCGCTGCTTGATATTCCGGAAGTGGTGTGTTACCGCAGTAGCCGGATTTCTTATGAAATCGGGAAACGTGTTGTGAAAGACCTGAAATTTATTTCTTTGGTGAATTTAATAATGGACAGGAAAATTGTTACCGAACTTATTCAGGATGAACTTACTACGCAAAACCTGACACGCGAACTCACCCATATTTTGGAAGGAAAAGACCGTGAAAAGATGCTTAGGGAGTTTGCGATGCTGCGCGAAAAACTTGGTGGAAGCGGTGCCAGCGACGTGGCGGCAGATATCATCGTGAATGGGTGA
- a CDS encoding SNase-like nuclease, translated as MKKFLILWCVVLFSGVMLSQTITAKVVGVKDGDTMVMLFEDRQFVVRLAHVDTPEKKQPFGNNAKQFASDFCFGKNVKVVSVGKRDRNGRWIAEIFYKNQNLGKELVRNGLAWHYKAYSKSENYAQLEKRARMSRKGLWQDPKPVAPWNFRKSRKKAAKTL; from the coding sequence ATGAAAAAATTTTTAATCCTTTGGTGTGTCGTGTTATTTTCGGGTGTTATGTTGTCCCAGACCATCACCGCAAAAGTTGTGGGCGTAAAGGATGGCGACACGATGGTAATGCTGTTTGAAGACAGGCAGTTTGTGGTGAGGCTTGCACACGTGGATACGCCTGAGAAAAAGCAGCCTTTCGGCAATAATGCGAAACAGTTCGCCTCAGATTTCTGCTTCGGTAAAAATGTGAAAGTGGTGAGCGTGGGCAAGCGCGACCGCAATGGCCGCTGGATCGCCGAAATTTTTTATAAAAACCAGAATTTAGGTAAAGAATTAGTGCGGAACGGACTCGCGTGGCATTATAAAGCGTATTCGAAAAGTGAAAACTACGCGCAGCTCGAGAAGCGGGCAAGAATGAGCAGAAAAGGTTTATGGCAGGATCCAAAACCTGTCGCTCCGTGGAACTTCCGTAAAAGCAGGAAGAAAGCGGCCAAAACTTTATGA
- a CDS encoding Aspartyl-tRNA synthetase, translated as MFRTHTNGELSLTNINENVTLSGWVQTIRDKGFMIWIDLRDRYGITQLVFDQDRSSVELLENAKKLGREFVIQVEGKVIERTSKNPKIPTGGIEILVEKLTVLNESQLPPFTIEDETDGGEELRMKYRYLDIRRNPVKDKLIFRHKMAQKVRNYLSDQNFIEVETPVLIKSTPEGARDFVVPSRMNPGQFYALPQSPQTFKQLLMIGGMDRYFQIVKCFRDEDLRADRQPEFTQIDCEMAFVEQEDVLEIFEGMTATLLKDITSKEFGKFPRMTFADAMQKYGNDKPDIRFGMEFVEVNELVQGKDFKIFDEAELVVGINVEGCADYTRKQIDELIDWVKRPQIGASGMIWVKYQNDGVVTSSVNKFYSEENLKKITEKFGAKEGDLILLMSGNENKVRTQLSALRMELGNRLGLRNSKEFAPLWVIDFPLLEWDEETGRYHAMHHPFTSPKPEDVHLLESDPGKARANAYDLVLNGNEIGGGSVRIFDKDLQSKMFDLLGFTKEDAEAQFGFLMNAFKYGAPPHAGLAFGFDRLVAILDGNEVIRDYIAFPKNNSGRDVMIDAPSYIANEQLDELYLKVETKE; from the coding sequence ATGTTCCGAACGCATACCAACGGAGAGCTTTCTCTCACCAACATTAACGAAAATGTAACCCTTTCCGGTTGGGTTCAGACGATTCGCGATAAAGGTTTTATGATTTGGATCGACCTTCGCGACCGTTACGGTATTACACAGCTTGTTTTCGATCAGGACCGTTCTTCAGTTGAATTATTGGAGAATGCCAAGAAACTCGGGCGCGAATTCGTAATTCAGGTTGAAGGTAAAGTGATCGAACGGACCAGTAAAAACCCAAAAATCCCTACCGGAGGAATTGAGATTTTAGTTGAAAAACTCACTGTTTTAAATGAATCTCAACTTCCTCCATTCACCATTGAAGACGAAACCGATGGCGGCGAGGAACTGAGAATGAAATACAGATATTTGGATATCCGCAGAAATCCGGTGAAAGACAAACTTATTTTCCGTCATAAAATGGCGCAGAAAGTAAGAAATTATCTTTCCGACCAAAATTTTATCGAAGTGGAAACTCCTGTACTTATCAAATCAACTCCTGAAGGAGCAAGAGATTTTGTGGTACCGAGCAGGATGAACCCGGGACAGTTTTACGCATTGCCACAATCTCCGCAAACCTTCAAACAATTACTGATGATCGGCGGCATGGACCGCTATTTCCAGATCGTGAAATGTTTCCGTGATGAGGATTTAAGAGCCGACCGTCAGCCTGAGTTTACCCAGATCGATTGCGAAATGGCGTTTGTAGAACAGGAAGATGTTCTTGAGATTTTTGAAGGAATGACGGCGACGTTGCTAAAAGATATCACTAGCAAAGAATTCGGAAAATTCCCACGCATGACTTTTGCCGATGCAATGCAGAAATACGGAAACGACAAGCCCGACATCAGATTCGGGATGGAATTCGTGGAAGTAAATGAACTGGTTCAGGGAAAAGATTTTAAGATATTCGATGAAGCCGAACTTGTTGTCGGAATTAATGTTGAAGGCTGCGCAGATTACACCAGAAAACAGATCGATGAACTGATTGATTGGGTTAAACGTCCTCAAATCGGCGCTTCCGGAATGATCTGGGTGAAATATCAGAATGATGGCGTTGTAACTTCTTCCGTAAATAAATTCTACAGTGAAGAGAATCTAAAGAAAATCACAGAAAAATTCGGGGCAAAAGAAGGAGATTTAATCCTGCTGATGTCCGGAAACGAAAATAAAGTAAGAACCCAACTTTCCGCCTTGAGAATGGAACTAGGGAACAGATTGGGTTTAAGAAATTCAAAAGAATTCGCGCCGCTTTGGGTGATCGATTTCCCGCTTTTGGAATGGGACGAAGAAACAGGAAGATACCACGCAATGCACCATCCGTTCACGTCGCCGAAACCCGAAGATGTACATTTACTTGAATCTGACCCTGGAAAAGCAAGAGCAAACGCGTATGATTTGGTTCTGAACGGCAACGAGATCGGTGGTGGATCTGTAAGAATTTTTGACAAAGATCTACAGTCGAAAATGTTCGATTTGCTAGGTTTCACCAAAGAAGATGCAGAAGCACAGTTCGGATTTTTGATGAACGCTTTCAAGTACGGCGCGCCGCCACACGCAGGTCTGGCATTCGGTTTCGACAGGTTGGTTGCCATTCTCGACGGAAATGAAGTCATCAGAGATTATATCGCGTTCCCGAAAAATAATTCAGGACGGGATGTGATGATTGATGCGCCTTCCTACATCGCTAATGAGCAGTTGGATGAACTTTATTTAAAGGTTGAGACAAAAGAATAA